The segment GGCGTGCGGCCGGCTGCGGCCGCAGCCGCGCTGGTCGAAAAGGATCACCCGGTAGCGGTCCAGGTCGAAGCGGCGCAGCCAGAACTCGCCGGCGCCGGAGCCGGGGCCGCCGTGCACGACCAGCGCGGGTTTGCCCTGTGGGTTGCCGTGCTGCTCCCAGTGGATGATGTTGCCGTCACCCACGTCCAGGTCTGGCATGCGAGGCTCCCAGGGTGTTCATCAAGGCGATCATGCTCGAGCGTGGCCCGGCCGACGGTTATCCCTTCGACCTGCCGGTGGTGCGGGCGCTGCGCGAGAGCGGCGGGCTGGAACTGGCGAATCCGGTGACGCTGCTCGCGGGCGACAACGGTACCGGTAAGTCGACGCTGGTGGAGGCCGTGGCGGTGGCGGCCGGGTTCAATCCCGAGGGTGGCAGCACGTCGTTCAACTTCGCGACCCGCTCGAGCGAGTCGGTGCTGGGGGAGCACCTGGTGCTGTCGCGGGTGCCGGGCCGGCGGCCGCGGACCGGTTATTTCCTGCGGGCCGAGTCGTTTTACAACGTGGCCACCGAGATCGAGAAGATCGGGGTGGTGGCCGGGTACGGCGGGGTGTCGCCGCACGAGCGCTCGCACGGCGAGTCGTTCCTGGATCTGGCGGTGCACCGGTTCGGCCCGGCCGGGTTGTACCTGCTGGACGAGCCGGAGGCGGCGCTGTCGGTGCAGGGCTGTCTGGCGCTGCTGCTGCGCATCGCCGAGCTCGTCAAGCTGGGCAGCCAGTTCATCATCGCGACGCATTCGCCGATCCTGCTGGCCTGCCCGCAGGCGTCGATCTTCGAGATCCGCCCGGGCGGCGGGCTCGCCGAGATCGACTTCGACCAGGCCGACGCGGTGGTGCTGACCAGGGCGTTCCTGGCGGATCCGGGGCGTTTCCTGGGCCGGCTTTTCGGGGACTGAGAGCCTCATGCGGCCGCGGGTGGTGATTCACAACAGTGTCAGCGTGGACGGGCGGCTCACCGGCTTCCCGGTCGATCTGGGTCTGCACTACGAGATCGCCGCGCGGATCCCGGCGGACGCGATTCTCAGCGGCAGCGGCACGATGCTGGCGGCCGCCGAGGAGCAGAACGTCGATCTGTCCGGTTCGGATCAGGCGCCGCAGGAACCCGACGCCGACCTCGCGAAGCCGTTGCTGGTGGTCGTCGACGGCCGCGGCCGGCTGACCCGCCTGGACTGGCTGCGCGCGGTGCCGCACTGGCGCGACGTGGTGATCATGTGCTGCGCGGCTACGCCGCACCGGCACCGGGCGCGGCGGGTGGTCACGGCGGGCGACCGGGTCGATCTTGCTGACGGGTTGGCGCAACTGCGGGCGGCGTACGCGGTGAGCACGGTCAAAGTCGACGCCGGTGGCACGCTGAACGCCCGCCTGCTGGACGCGGGCCTGGTCGACGAGCTGAGCGTGATCGTCTCCCCGCACGTCGCGGCCGGTGACACGGTGCCATTGTTCACGGCCGCCGCGGGCCGAAGGTTGCGGCTGATCGGGTCCGAGCCGCTGCGCGACGATCATCTCTGGCTGCGGTACGCGATCATCCCTGACGGGTGACCTTGCGGGCGCCGGGGAGGTGTTAGCGTGCCGCGCATGAATCCCCTGGGTGACGCCGAGCGCGACACTGTCGGGACGGTCGCCGAGGGCTACGAGGCGTTCGAGGCCGGGCACTGGCAGCTGGCCGGTGAGCTGCTGTCGGACGCCGCCGGGCGGGTTGCCGAGGGCGCCGGGGAGTTGTGGTTCGACGCGGCGCTGGCGTACAAGTTCGCCGGGAACTGGCCGCGCGCCTACGCGACCGGCCGGACCGCGATCGGGTTCGTGCCCCGCGGCCGGGGCGAGCCGGCCTTCTGGAACCTGGGCATCGCAGCGACCATGCTGCGTGAGTGGGCGGTGGCCCGGGACTGCTGGGCCGGGTTCGGCCTGGACCTGCCGCCCGGGGACGGTCCGATCCACGAGGATCTCGGGCCGGTCTGCATCCGGCTGGGCGACGTCGGCGAGGTGGTGTGGGCGCGGCGGCTGTGCCCGGCCCGGGCCCGGGTGATCAGCGTGCCGTTCGACACG is part of the Actinoplanes sp. NBC_00393 genome and harbors:
- a CDS encoding AAA family ATPase, with product MFIKAIMLERGPADGYPFDLPVVRALRESGGLELANPVTLLAGDNGTGKSTLVEAVAVAAGFNPEGGSTSFNFATRSSESVLGEHLVLSRVPGRRPRTGYFLRAESFYNVATEIEKIGVVAGYGGVSPHERSHGESFLDLAVHRFGPAGLYLLDEPEAALSVQGCLALLLRIAELVKLGSQFIIATHSPILLACPQASIFEIRPGGGLAEIDFDQADAVVLTRAFLADPGRFLGRLFGD
- a CDS encoding dihydrofolate reductase family protein: MRPRVVIHNSVSVDGRLTGFPVDLGLHYEIAARIPADAILSGSGTMLAAAEEQNVDLSGSDQAPQEPDADLAKPLLVVVDGRGRLTRLDWLRAVPHWRDVVIMCCAATPHRHRARRVVTAGDRVDLADGLAQLRAAYAVSTVKVDAGGTLNARLLDAGLVDELSVIVSPHVAAGDTVPLFTAAAGRRLRLIGSEPLRDDHLWLRYAIIPDG